The following are encoded together in the Humulus lupulus chromosome 5, drHumLupu1.1, whole genome shotgun sequence genome:
- the LOC133778766 gene encoding protein FATTY ACID EXPORT 4, chloroplastic, whose product MMMPCCAYLSSSSSSVVLLLGHHNTSFSSRVDHYRQQQLLIKTRSPCRGHRNASVVCSSNYQQLLADVAPSTSALYGLLLSSGGLYAFTKSGSKGSLFGGLTGGALMAAVYILMQSPESRSIGDALGFGSAFLFSSVFGIRLAATRKLIPAGPLLGVSLCALLIFVSAYLQDVTPPT is encoded by the exons ATGATGATGCCTTGTTGTGCGTACCTGAGTTCATCATCGTCATCAGTGGTACTTCTACTAGGTCATCATAATACCAGTTTCAGCTCCAGAGTTGATCATTATCGACAACAACAGCTACTGATCAAAACCAGAAGCCCTTGCAGGGGTCATCGTAATGCTAGCGTTGTCTGCAGTAGCAATTATCAACAACTACTCGCCGACGTTGCTCCTTCTACTTCTGCACTCTACGGCCTACTGCTCTCCTCCGGTGGTCTCTATGCCT TCACTAAATCTGGAAGCAAAGGGTCTCTTTTCGGAGGCCTTACAGGAGGAGCTCTGATGGCAGCT GTTTACATTCTTATGCAATCACCAGAGAGTAGATCCATTGGGGATGCGTTGGGGTTTGGGTCGGCATTTCTCTTCTCATCTGTATTTG GTATACGGTTGGCTGCTACTCGAAAATTGATTCCTGCTGGCCCTCTTTTAGGTGTCTCCTTATGTGCATTGCTCATCTTTGTCTCAGCTTATCTACAAGATGTAACTCCTCCTACCTAG